Proteins encoded together in one Triticum dicoccoides isolate Atlit2015 ecotype Zavitan chromosome 7B, WEW_v2.0, whole genome shotgun sequence window:
- the LOC119341053 gene encoding uncharacterized protein LOC119341053: MEKEKKLLCLLRRRECDALLCFSPPDALPSFGCQRVPCGITSQIPIPPGSRSSPAPPSPPPPPSAGICHRRLLCRVAHPINLKGSWKKRVGDLRESCSWWLSKNVRRCRRVATNGGGVEVVPAAAEGIGKLTQLHTLGVVNIAGGKGGFLFLKALKNLTQLRKLGLSGINRKNWKDLCSAISGHLPHLESLSLQLLLLEEDGSYEFACFDDISMPPKTLKSLKVFYTSTGGGAGAGAACIRPAWINQFPNLTRFNHEVRISSQET, translated from the exons atggaaaaggaaaagaaGCTGCTTTGCTTGCTCCGTCGACGGGAATGTGATGCTTTGCTTTGCTTCTCTCCACCTGATGCTTTACCCAGCTTCGGCTGCCAACGAGTACCCTGTGGCATTACTTCCCAAATCCCAATCCCTCCAGGCTCCAGGTCTTCCCCAGCACCGCCAtcgcccccgccgccaccgtccgCTGGTATTTGTCACCGCCGACTGCTGTGCCGTGTAGCGCATCCCATCAATCTCAAAG GGTCATGGAAGAAAAGGGTGGGTGATTTGAGAGAATCCTGCAGCTGGTGGCTGTCCAAGAATGTGCGCAGATGCCGGCGTGTTGCTACAAATGGTGGTGGTGTTGAGGTTGTTCCTGCTGCTGCAGAGGGGATTGGGAAGCTGACACAGTTGCATACACTTGGTGTTGTGAATATTGCAGGTGGGAAAGGAGGCTTCCTCTTCCTTAAGGCGCTCAAGAATCTTACCCAGCTGCGCAAGCTCGGGTTGTCCGGTATCAACCGTAAAAACTGGAAGGACTTGTGTTCGGCCATCTCGGGTCACCTTCCTCATCTTGAGTCCTTGTCGCTACAACTGCTGCTGCTGGAGGAGGATGGCAGCTatgagtttgcttgttttgatgacatCTCCATGCCACCCAAGACCCTAAAGAGCCTTAAGGTATTTtacactagtactggaggtggtgcAGGCGCAGGTGCCGCATGCATAAGGCCAGCCTGGATCAATCAGTTTCCCAATCTCACAAGGTTTAACCATGAGGTGAGGATATCAAGTCAAGAGACATGA
- the LOC119337660 gene encoding noroxomaritidine synthase 2-like, whose protein sequence is MSIMFSQELPIYTALVLLVLPLYYLYSKATCRSKNPAVLPTNWPILHMFPSFLANLHKMNDYFTLVLAGSGHNFRAHGPPGTGMRLFVTCDPANIRHIFTTNYTNFPKGAEFAAIFDIMSGGIFTIDGEPACRQRTKIKSVLSSPRLVARIEAWCRDKVENNLLLLFTHMASTSTSFNMQELMSRLMFDLAATPLFGVDSGLLSVDMPPMEAAVAMDTVMEVAYFRVVVPASCWKLMRWLNIGPERKLKAAHKVLRGFVMEMMERRKINTSSVGNGKQHEVVDIMSSFLDDPYYTDDDMFNALTISYMITARDTVGTALTWIFYNLSQNPNIVSIIRNELSPIASRKVASHPDAMVIFEPDETKSLVYLRAVLYETLRLYPPAPLERKMVAANDIMPSGHEVHAGDTILISLHSMGRMEGIWGKDCLNYNPNRWLSEDGNELRFVPSHKFLAFSSGPRMCLGNDIAVMQMKTVIASTLWNFDVEVMKGQCIEPKSSCILEMKKGLIVKLKKREMLH, encoded by the coding sequence ATGTCAATTATGTTCTCGCAGGAGCTTCCCATCTACACCGCACTCGTGCTacttgttcttcccctgtactactTGTACTCCAAGGCTACTTGTAGATCAAAGAACCCTGCAGTGCTCCCCACAAACTGGCCAATACTGCACATGTTCCCTTCCTTCCTGGCCAACCTCCATAAGATGAATGACTATTTCACCCTGGTCCTCGCCGGATCAGGCCACAACTTCAGGGCGCACGGCCCACCCGGGACCGGGATGCGGTTGTTCGTCACATGCGATCCTGCCAACATCCGGCACATCTTCACGACGAACTACACCAACTTCCCCAAGGGTGCGGAGTTCGCCGCAATCTTCGACATCATGAGCGGCGGCATCTTCACCATCGACGGTGAGCCAGCTTGTCGGCAGCGCACGAAAATCAAGAGCGTGCTCAGCAGCCCACGGTTGGTTGCAAGGATTGAGGCTTGGTGCCGCGACAAGGTGGAGAACAACCTCCTCCTGTTGTTTACGCACATGGCGAGCACGAGCACTTCGTTCAACATGCAAGAACTGATGTCGAGGTTAATGTTTGACCTTGCTGCTACGCCTCTCTTCGGCGTGGATTCCGGCCTTCTATCTGTGGACATGCCTCCCATGGAAGCCGCAGTCGCCATGGATACAGTCATGGAGGTGGCATATTTTCGGGTCGTGGTGCCTGCTTCTTGTTGGAAGTTGATGAGGTGGCTGAACATCGGCCCTGAGAGGAAGCTCAAGGCAGCGCACAAGGTGCTGCGTGGGTTTgtcatggagatgatggagaggaggaagATTAACACATCTTCCGTTGGTAATGGCAAGCAACATGAGGTTGTTGATATAATGTCTTCCTTCCTCGACGACCCCTATTATACCGATGATGACATGTTCAATGCATTGACCATTAGCTACATGATCACTGCGAGGGACACAGTTGGAACGGCCCTGACATGGATTTTCTACAACCTTTCCCAGAACCCTAATATTGTGTCAATCATCCGCAATGAACTCTCACCGATTGCATCACGCAAAGTAGCGTCCCATCCAGATGCCATGGTAATTTTTGAGCCGGACGAGACTAAATCTCTAGTCTATCTGAGAGCTGTCTTGTACGAGACTCTCAGATTGTACCCACCAGCCCCTCTCGAGCGCAAGATGGTGGCCGCCAATGATATCATGCCGAGTGGTCATGAGGTGCATGCCGGCGACACCATCCTTATTTCTCTCCACTCCATGGGAAGAATGGAGGGTATATGGGGTAAAGACTGCCTCAACTACAATCCAAATAGGTGGCTCTCGGAGGATGGCAACGAGCTGAGGTTCGTACCATCTCACAAGTTCTTGGCCTTCAGCTCGGGTCCGAGGATGTGCCTCGGCAACGACATCGCGGTTATGCAGATGAAGACAGTCATCGCCTCAACGTTGTGGAACTTTGATGTTGAGGTAATGAAAGGGCAATGCATCGAGCCTAAGTCATCTTGTATACTGGAGATGAAAAAGGGACTCATAGTTAAGCTGAAGAAGCGAGAGATGTTACATTAG